ATGAAATATTCTGGGCTCCACCGCCGCGTGCGAGCAGTCGATGATGACCTTCGTTGGCAAAGGCGATCAGATTCTGTCGCTCAGCACTCAGGATGCTTTCGTAGTCACAGGGCTCAAGCAGGAAAACCTGGACCTGGCCTGTGCCAACCGGCGCCGTGCTGCTGGTTTGAAAGCCGCCTCCGGCCCGAGCAAGCTTGGCGCCGTGACTTGCCGCAGCGACCACGCTGGATTCCTCGACAGCCATGGGGACGAGCACGTCCTGGCCGTTGATATGAAAATTCGTAGCAATACCCAGAGGCATGGCAAAGGTACCAACGCCATTCTCGATAAAGACATCCACCAATTCCGCTGTGAGAGTGCCAAAATCCCCGAGGGCATGCGTCTGTCCGCGATCCAGGCGTCCCATGCCCATGACGATTTCACGCCTTTGGCCGATAGGGAGTTCATAAAAACCTGGCAAACGGGAAGAAACTGGAGTCTGGGCCGTTTGGTAGCGATTCTGAAACAGATTGCGATTTTCACCGGTCATGGTTTCATTTCCACTGGAAGGTCAGAGTCAGTCGCCTGATAGAGAGCGTCCTCAGAATGCCTGAAAGCCCAACACAGTTCAAGTTTTCTTGAACAGCATCTGACATCCTGGAAATGTCATTTCTGTCCCTTGATTCTCAGGACTTATGCACGGACGATGGATTCAAATTCCCGCTCAAAAGGATGGCCCAGAACCAGGCGCTGCGACAAATCATCCAGGCGAGCCGCGCCGGTGGCCATGAGTGTTACCTTGAGTCCCTGACGCAGGGTTTCCAAAAATTCCAGGGGAGCCTCTTCGCTCTCCAAGGCAGCGCGTAAAAGTGGCAAGCCTATGCCGACCAGCCTCGCACCCAGAGCCACTGCCTTTGCAACCGTCATTCCATCACGAATCCCGCCGGTGGCAATCAGAGGCAAGTCAGGGAAGGCCTTATGCACAACGGCCAGGCTATACGCGGTGGGAATACCCCAGTCGCGGAAACCGAGACCCAGGTCCTGCGACATCGCACTACGGCTGCGCAGCCCTTCGATATGGGACCAGGACGTCCCGCCCTTGCCGCCGATATCCACGGCCTTGAAACCCATTTCCTTTAGGCGTCGCACAGTATCGGGGGCCATGCCGCAGCCGACTTCCTTGGCAATCACCGGGACGCTCAGATGTTTGCAAATGCGTTCCAGTCCATGCAGAAGTCCCGAGAAACGGCGGTCGCCTTCCACCTGGACGAGTTCCTGAACAAGGTTGAAATGAATCGCCAGGGCATCGGCATCGATCATATCCACTGCGCGCTGACAGATATCCAGCGCATCCGGACCTGTGAGCTGGGACATTCCGATATTGCCGATCAGAAAAAGTCCGGGGGCCTCGGGTTTCACTTTGAATATAGGCGCATATTCCGGGTTATCGAGGGCAATGCGCTGCGATCCCACGCCCATGGGAATATTCATGCGCGCAGCGGCCTGAGCCAGACGGCGATTGATTTCAGTGCCTTTACTGATGCCGCCGGTCATGCCTGTGATCAGTATGGGAGCGCTGAAGGTACGGCCGAGAAATTCGCGACTCAGATCAAGGGCGGACTCATCCATCCGGGGCAGGGCTTCCGGAATAAAATACAGGCGATTGAATCCGGTGAAGCGATCGCTGGCTTCGACGTCCTTGTTCCGGCAAATCTCGATGTGCTGGTCCTTTCGCAGCTGACCCATCATATCAAGAAGGCGTGGTTGATCCGCGTCCTCGACCACAAAAACCCATTCCGCAGCGGTCGGGGTGCAGGCCCCGTGCAGGGTAAAGGTCGGGCCCTCGTTCAGGCGGACGGTAATGCGGGTCAGATGAGCGCCATCACGGCTGCCGGGAGTGGGCTGCAAGAGGAGGCGGTCCACACCGAGAGCCTGGACAAATCCAGCACTTCCCTGTTCTGACAGCCATGGCAGGGCCGGTTCGAGTTTGATAAGATCAGGTGTCCTGGACAAGGAAAGCCTCCGTGACGAGCAGCTGTTCGAGGGCTTTGTTTACCACAGGATGTTTCCTTAGACAAATCTGGCTTGGAGATTTTGCATGAAAAAGCG
This Oligoflexus sp. DNA region includes the following protein-coding sequences:
- the fni gene encoding type 2 isopentenyl-diphosphate Delta-isomerase, with product MSRTPDLIKLEPALPWLSEQGSAGFVQALGVDRLLLQPTPGSRDGAHLTRITVRLNEGPTFTLHGACTPTAAEWVFVVEDADQPRLLDMMGQLRKDQHIEICRNKDVEASDRFTGFNRLYFIPEALPRMDESALDLSREFLGRTFSAPILITGMTGGISKGTEINRRLAQAAARMNIPMGVGSQRIALDNPEYAPIFKVKPEAPGLFLIGNIGMSQLTGPDALDICQRAVDMIDADALAIHFNLVQELVQVEGDRRFSGLLHGLERICKHLSVPVIAKEVGCGMAPDTVRRLKEMGFKAVDIGGKGGTSWSHIEGLRSRSAMSQDLGLGFRDWGIPTAYSLAVVHKAFPDLPLIATGGIRDGMTVAKAVALGARLVGIGLPLLRAALESEEAPLEFLETLRQGLKVTLMATGAARLDDLSQRLVLGHPFEREFESIVRA